In Deltaproteobacteria bacterium, one DNA window encodes the following:
- a CDS encoding aminotransferase class III-fold pyridoxal phosphate-dependent enzyme produces RAHLVHYRYNDLGSVDAALAANPGDVAAIMVSPFRHDVFHDQEMPAPGFLPGLRERADRLGAVLVLDDVRAGFRLHLGGSGEHVGVQPDLACYSKALGNGHAIAACLGREALREAATRVFFTGSFWTSGVAMAAATACLEELASSGAIARMAQVGSALRAGIEQQAAAHRLEIRYSGPPAIPFMTFVADEGSFERSRVFAAACAARGVYLHPHHNWFISAALSDADVVRVLEVTGEAFAEVLRGSAG; encoded by the coding sequence ACCGCGCGCACCTTGTGCACTATCGCTACAACGACCTGGGCAGCGTCGACGCGGCGCTCGCCGCGAACCCGGGCGACGTGGCGGCGATCATGGTGAGCCCGTTCCGGCACGACGTCTTCCACGACCAGGAGATGCCGGCCCCCGGGTTCCTCCCCGGGCTGCGCGAGCGCGCGGACCGCCTCGGCGCCGTCCTCGTCCTGGACGACGTGCGCGCCGGCTTCCGCCTCCATCTCGGCGGCTCGGGCGAGCACGTCGGGGTGCAGCCCGACCTCGCCTGCTACTCGAAGGCGCTCGGCAACGGCCACGCGATCGCCGCCTGCCTCGGCCGCGAGGCGCTGCGCGAGGCGGCGACGCGGGTCTTCTTCACCGGCTCGTTCTGGACGAGCGGGGTGGCGATGGCGGCGGCGACCGCCTGCCTGGAGGAGCTCGCGTCGAGCGGCGCGATCGCGCGCATGGCGCAGGTCGGGAGTGCGCTGCGGGCCGGCATCGAGCAGCAGGCGGCCGCGCATCGTCTCGAGATCCGCTACAGCGGACCGCCGGCGATCCCGTTCATGACCTTCGTGGCGGACGAGGGCTCGTTCGAGCGGAGCCGCGTCTTCGCCGCGGCGTGCGCCGCGCGGGGTGTGTACCTCCACCCCCACCACAACTGGTTCATCTCGGCGGCGCTCAGTGACGCCGACGTCGTGCGCGTGCTCGAGGTGACGGGGGAGGCATTCGCGGAGGTCCTGCGCGGGAGCGCAGGATGA
- a CDS encoding GNAT family N-acetyltransferase, whose product MTIRCATPADEDAVLRLFEELFDPPGRRPRGYTRERGAAGFRHALANPDADVLLAVAGDGAIIGLASAYVDLESIRFGRRCWLEDLVVTARRRSQGIGRRLLDAATAWARERGCTHLQLNSAVTRKDAHRFYLASGMAQTSLNFGREIG is encoded by the coding sequence ATGACCATCCGTTGCGCCACGCCCGCCGACGAGGACGCCGTCCTGAGGCTCTTCGAGGAGCTCTTCGACCCGCCCGGCCGCCGCCCGCGCGGCTACACGCGCGAGCGCGGCGCGGCCGGCTTCCGCCACGCGCTCGCCAACCCCGATGCCGACGTCCTGCTCGCCGTCGCGGGGGACGGCGCGATCATCGGCCTTGCGTCCGCCTACGTCGATCTGGAGTCCATCCGCTTCGGCCGGCGGTGCTGGCTCGAGGACCTGGTGGTCACGGCCAGGCGCCGGAGCCAGGGCATCGGCCGCCGCCTGCTCGACGCGGCGACCGCGTGGGCGCGCGAGCGCGGCTGCACGCACCTCCAGCTCAACTCGGCGGTCACGCGCAAGGACGCGCACCGCTTCTACCTCGCCAGCGGCATGGCGCAGACGTCGCTGAACTTCGGCCGGGAGATCGGGTGA